A single Actinomycetota bacterium DNA region contains:
- a CDS encoding RNA-directed DNA polymerase, translating into MPEVEPLGLEEVFTLLKLKAVWKRYRESARNELIRDPVDNLAYQMNLDGNLSQLIYRLQNGHYVTSSCTVIRGAKKDGLTRPLSFLELEDQLVLKAICDSLEKSVHAGSGGTVFFSRDQLTAFPVDESDYQTWFERWSPYHALIAEISDSFPFVVYADIASFFWSVDHVQLRQRLSECVTIRPELENLLFYVLDSMLAHNGYRHHSGRGLPQESHDASRILAHGFLVPVDAAFDKEQQENRYARWMDDFLIGVSTENEGKKALARFQAVLECRGLHPNAKKSRVVPQAKLIASQYREENQYLNGVNELSKAGHTFSAEETKEFEGRLQLFLDSPVRLENWNRVLRRYYTYSKWLGSLALAPKAFNHICEFPSDAGQILKYLNSIAFKASRLDELLDYLRSPDNLYDDVEIRMYDALLEWAVPYDRATGDIICTHVSDHLFARNGFAEPRTAYARAQCMLALSKFGTKDHIAPILPLYEDALDIDFIKYCYLVLRGSEYFADAAKSKIVLVEDASVRRLHAFVEAVVDAGSDDAKLRSSQFLRSRKRRLPNREYYDSRSLCLLRIMRRSNWYRDEIVPGLLKRELAKLRDSTPGPLQDGFSVHAMTNWSEAI; encoded by the coding sequence ATGCCGGAAGTGGAGCCGCTAGGACTTGAGGAGGTCTTCACTCTTCTAAAGCTAAAGGCTGTCTGGAAGCGATATCGTGAAAGCGCACGAAACGAGTTGATCCGTGATCCCGTGGACAACTTGGCCTACCAGATGAACCTTGATGGTAATCTGAGCCAGTTGATCTACCGCCTCCAAAATGGCCACTACGTCACAAGCTCATGCACTGTCATTCGTGGTGCGAAGAAGGACGGCCTAACTCGCCCGCTGAGCTTCCTTGAGCTCGAAGATCAGCTAGTACTGAAGGCCATCTGTGACAGCCTCGAGAAGTCGGTGCATGCCGGTTCTGGGGGCACTGTCTTCTTCAGCCGCGATCAGCTCACGGCGTTTCCCGTCGATGAGAGCGACTACCAAACGTGGTTCGAACGTTGGAGCCCCTACCATGCGTTGATTGCGGAGATCAGCGACTCCTTCCCATTCGTCGTGTACGCGGACATTGCCAGCTTCTTCTGGTCTGTTGACCACGTTCAACTCCGTCAGCGTCTGTCCGAGTGTGTGACCATACGGCCCGAACTCGAGAACCTTCTGTTCTATGTGTTGGACTCGATGCTCGCTCACAACGGGTACCGTCATCACAGCGGTCGGGGACTTCCACAAGAGAGTCACGACGCCTCACGCATACTTGCCCACGGATTCCTTGTTCCTGTTGATGCCGCATTTGACAAGGAGCAGCAGGAGAATCGATATGCACGCTGGATGGACGATTTTCTCATCGGCGTTTCGACAGAGAATGAGGGCAAGAAGGCACTCGCACGTTTCCAAGCAGTGCTTGAATGCAGGGGCCTTCACCCGAATGCTAAGAAGTCACGCGTAGTCCCGCAGGCCAAGTTGATTGCCTCGCAGTACCGTGAGGAAAACCAGTACCTGAACGGCGTAAATGAACTCAGTAAGGCGGGCCACACATTCTCCGCGGAAGAGACTAAAGAGTTCGAAGGCCGACTTCAACTGTTCTTAGACAGCCCGGTCCGCCTCGAGAACTGGAATCGTGTTCTTCGACGCTACTACACCTACTCCAAGTGGCTGGGCTCCCTTGCTCTTGCGCCTAAAGCCTTTAACCACATCTGCGAGTTCCCTTCGGATGCAGGTCAGATTCTGAAGTACTTGAATTCAATCGCGTTTAAGGCTTCGAGACTGGATGAACTGCTTGATTACCTGCGCTCTCCCGACAATCTGTATGACGATGTTGAGATTCGCATGTATGATGCCCTTCTTGAGTGGGCGGTACCATACGACCGCGCCACGGGGGACATAATCTGCACGCATGTTTCCGACCATCTTTTTGCACGAAATGGTTTCGCAGAGCCAAGGACGGCCTATGCCCGCGCCCAATGCATGCTTGCTCTCTCGAAATTCGGCACCAAGGACCACATCGCACCGATCCTGCCCCTCTACGAAGATGCACTGGACATCGACTTTATCAAGTACTGCTACTTGGTCTTGCGCGGGAGCGAGTATTTTGCTGATGCCGCAAAGAGCAAGATTGTTCTGGTCGAAGATGCGTCCGTCAGAAGGCTGCATGCATTCGTCGAAGCGGTGGTCGATGCAGGCTCCGATGATGCGAAGCTCAGATCCTCTCAGTTCCTGAGGTCTAGGAAACGTCGACTTCCCAACAGGGAGTACTATGATTCACGTTCGCTCTGCCTGCTTCGAATCATGAGGCGCAGTAACTGGTACAGGGACGAGATTGTCCCCGGACTACTCAAGCGTGAGTTGGCCAAACTGCGCGACAGCACCCCTGGACCTTTGCAGGACGGGTTCTCGGTGCACGCAATGACCAACTGGAGCGAGGCTATCTGA
- a CDS encoding restriction endonuclease — translation MGDVTVWGIHAGKYADGDPQFKKEQVVGIGWAEVGDLSRYPADREAYKKAILDAYPTVKAGAVPVYAGVLYRFVHEVKEGDLFIYPSKVDREVHIGRVTGSYEFRPEMAKKYPNTAADPYASVRPVKWLKSFPRTYFSQGALYEIGSAVTLFQVKNYADEFISALQGAGPVVPPDEDPTVALVADEIEQTTRDFILKTLATEFKGHPFAGFVSHLLRTMGYRTRVAPPGPDGGVDIRASRDPLGFEPPILKVQVKSGEGKVGLPEVSALYGNVENSEFGLLVSLGEYTKQARDFAHNRSNLRLVDGSELVDLVLEHYESFDAKYKGALPLRSVYVPSPKADED, via the coding sequence ATGGGAGATGTAACGGTCTGGGGGATTCATGCAGGCAAGTATGCTGATGGTGACCCTCAGTTCAAGAAGGAGCAAGTCGTTGGCATAGGCTGGGCCGAGGTGGGGGATCTATCGAGGTATCCAGCAGATCGCGAGGCCTACAAGAAAGCGATTCTTGACGCGTATCCGACCGTCAAGGCCGGTGCTGTTCCCGTTTACGCAGGCGTGTTGTACCGCTTCGTGCACGAGGTCAAGGAGGGCGACCTCTTCATCTACCCCTCAAAGGTCGATCGCGAGGTGCACATCGGCCGGGTCACTGGCAGTTATGAATTCCGGCCCGAGATGGCGAAGAAGTACCCCAATACCGCTGCTGACCCCTACGCGAGTGTGAGACCAGTGAAGTGGCTGAAGTCATTTCCGCGAACATACTTCTCACAAGGTGCACTCTACGAGATTGGCTCGGCGGTTACGCTTTTCCAGGTGAAGAACTACGCGGACGAGTTCATCTCGGCGCTCCAAGGTGCTGGTCCCGTTGTGCCACCGGACGAGGACCCCACGGTCGCGCTCGTGGCCGACGAGATCGAGCAGACCACCAGGGACTTTATCCTCAAGACCCTTGCCACCGAATTCAAGGGCCACCCGTTCGCCGGCTTTGTGAGCCACCTCTTGCGCACCATGGGGTATCGAACCCGGGTAGCGCCACCGGGTCCTGACGGTGGTGTTGATATCCGAGCAAGCCGAGATCCCCTTGGATTTGAGCCGCCGATACTGAAGGTACAGGTCAAGAGCGGTGAGGGCAAGGTCGGCCTTCCGGAGGTTTCGGCTCTCTACGGTAACGTGGAGAACAGCGAGTTCGGCTTGCTTGTTTCGCTTGGTGAGTACACTAAGCAGGCTCGGGACTTTGCGCACAACAGGTCCAACCTGCGGCTCGTCGACGGCAGCGAGCTTGTCGATCTGGTGCTGGAGCACTATGAGTCGTTCGACGCCAAATACAAGGGCGCGCTTCCGCTTCGGAGCGTCTATGTGCCATCCCCGAAGGCAGACGAGGACTAG